A window from Dehalobacter sp. DCA encodes these proteins:
- a CDS encoding PRC-barrel domain-containing protein, protein MRRMRDIVRLPVIDLNSGERLGWVKDILYNEKDNTVSGVIVEKDSLLTHPLEDMSRDDIVSFGKDSLAVKNPEGKKISGASWSQKVGNKVFNGEGDIKGTIGDIYVDNTVQKVLGYEISDGLFADLMKGREAVFEENILCESQDVVVIEGGSLS, encoded by the coding sequence ATGCGGAGGATGAGAGATATTGTCCGGCTTCCGGTGATTGATTTGAATTCCGGGGAACGTCTGGGCTGGGTAAAAGATATCCTATATAATGAAAAAGACAATACGGTTTCCGGCGTCATCGTGGAAAAAGATTCTCTGCTCACGCACCCGCTGGAAGACATGAGCAGAGATGATATCGTATCTTTCGGCAAGGATTCCCTTGCTGTTAAAAACCCAGAAGGGAAAAAGATTTCAGGTGCATCCTGGTCTCAGAAAGTCGGAAACAAGGTTTTTAATGGAGAAGGCGATATCAAAGGAACGATAGGCGATATCTATGTGGACAACACAGTCCAAAAAGTACTTGGTTATGAAATATCAGACGGTCTTTTTGCGGATTTGATGAAGGGCAGGGAGGCTGTATTTGAGGAAAACATTCTTTGCGAGAGCCAGGATGTTGTTGTGATTGAAGGAGGTTCATTGTCATGA
- a CDS encoding AI-2E family transporter — translation MGQTKLRWIFGILLVIAGFLLFMKVKKIAFSFAAGAVIAYLLSPMVNWLEKKGLRRRWAIALIFLWIVVLLAVLFLLLLPTFYLELGRLSVVLPERLEVIYHYVQTGKSVYPQNILPEELSRLMDKKLIQGQSYLTGWLEKVMENIPALLSSIGLMVLSPILAIYFLTDWRKITDGVLMLVPGRMREQWHKVLQEIDYVIKRYIQGNMIDAVIVGLLIGIGIKLIGMEYALIIGIICGITNLIPYFGPILGGIPSILLGLSRSPLMAVKVTLVIFIVQQLDSNLINPRLMSNKIGLHPLWVVFALLAGGEIGGLLGMLFAVPLAAVLRIIIRNIYYYLIAPRDLKSTKN, via the coding sequence ATGGGACAGACCAAGCTGCGTTGGATTTTTGGCATCTTGTTGGTTATAGCAGGTTTCCTGCTGTTTATGAAAGTTAAAAAGATTGCTTTTTCTTTTGCAGCAGGCGCCGTTATAGCCTATCTTTTAAGTCCCATGGTCAATTGGCTCGAAAAAAAAGGCCTGCGCCGACGGTGGGCAATTGCCTTGATTTTCCTTTGGATTGTGGTTTTGCTTGCTGTGCTGTTTTTGTTGCTGCTGCCCACGTTTTACCTGGAGCTTGGAAGACTGTCCGTCGTACTTCCAGAGAGGCTGGAAGTCATTTACCATTATGTACAAACCGGGAAAAGTGTTTACCCGCAAAATATCCTGCCTGAAGAGCTCAGCAGATTAATGGATAAAAAACTGATTCAGGGGCAATCCTATCTGACCGGCTGGCTGGAAAAGGTCATGGAAAATATTCCGGCTTTGCTTTCTTCCATCGGATTAATGGTTCTTTCTCCAATTCTGGCCATCTATTTTTTGACGGACTGGAGAAAAATCACGGACGGGGTTTTAATGCTTGTTCCTGGCAGGATGAGGGAGCAGTGGCACAAGGTATTACAGGAAATTGATTATGTGATCAAACGGTATATCCAGGGCAATATGATTGATGCGGTCATCGTCGGCCTTCTGATCGGCATAGGGATTAAGCTCATCGGTATGGAATATGCGCTGATTATCGGGATCATTTGCGGAATTACCAATCTGATCCCGTATTTTGGTCCGATCTTAGGCGGCATACCGTCAATTTTACTGGGCTTAAGCAGATCCCCTCTGATGGCTGTAAAAGTCACCCTGGTAATCTTCATCGTCCAACAGCTGGACAGCAATCTGATTAATCCGCGTCTGATGAGCAACAAAATCGGTCTTCATCCGCTCTGGGTTGTTTTTGCTCTTTTGGCCGGCGGGGAAATCGGCGGTTTGCTCGGAATGCTTTTTGCAGTTCCACTGGCAGCGGTCCTGCGTATTATAATCAGAAATATTTATTATTATCTGATTGCACCGCGAGATCTGAAGTCAACGAAGAATTAA